A region from the Pelobates fuscus isolate aPelFus1 chromosome 3, aPelFus1.pri, whole genome shotgun sequence genome encodes:
- the PCDH12 gene encoding protocadherin-12: protein MDYIPQFMAFCFLLAVCFFSNGLCQNSTSLMVRFRIQEEVDVNTIIGRISDVPGWTETVNEEYQLITNPNFHSFPFQVGLTDGSISTTGHLNREELCQPHGHCLISFNVLATKALSLVHVEIEVLDINDNEPSFLKQELELEISESASLRTRIPLDRAWDPDSGSNTVKTYFLTPNEHFALNVTSSSDGIKHPELVVVKELDREVQSFFHLVLTALDGGLPQKSGTTHIKINILDSNDNSPIFGEGSVILKVSEDTSPGTSLLNLTATDPDQGPNGEIEFSFSKHTPQNILSIFSIDPKLGEIILKQSLNHENKHSYELDVQAKDMGPNPIPTHCKVLIKVLDVNDNAPNLQVTSASQNSEEIVVSEAVPLGSFVALVMATDPDSGANGQVHCHLLQEHGHFKLQKSNGNSYILKTNALLDREKWEEYNLTIQAQDQGTPTFTSIKSLKIRVSDANDNPPIFEKISYEVSLVENNHIPTHLLKVHAQDIDLGANAEVTYSIIDSYISGTPASSWVSINSSSGDIFALKTLDYEQMSEIQFLVQAHDNGHPKLNSNISVRVFLKDQNDNKPVIVQPPLKGGCATITILVNAETGHLLSSMDKIISQDGKHYTFGKSFAGPHEIAADLSHHNMHQILHVVATDADSNQNAELLYHLANNHYGLFAIDTNLGFIYANVSNGSHLIGNALDMEVIVRDNGNPQLEAKALLTIMFGSHLDHLKNAANGSSGKLSLSMVIVICLAVLLAVCLLVLALVMSFCRVDRKDNRAYNCRKEESAYRHQPKRPQRLIQKGDIHVVPVMRGRQPQGGTPPDTTKTFVASDELKEIPEDDSLTTPFHLTPTLYRTLRNQHNHDIFHEDTQDLEESFSLPPSVCRTLQYQRQRSYSRENLQDFHSTLPASKTLKNPGSPQVRLISDPVSSEPLLYNNGEFSPATSPTLRRSKRAEEASREQILQNLVRLSMVALAEKEAVELTMQSPHVQQISQLLSLLHQGQVHPRTLHRGNKYSSKSVRSAGQDADWQSTKDSGHGESEAGDLDSEPGADLPSSHQLIEDSLETLLRPCGGSGGQRFSELDPGWISRLSLPLANSYKENIFTPNTQLSQQPPITAAEREELRTFLTFGKACDESQGSRLASTFLSEMSSLFEMLLNQKAESHGDNTSEVLMRLSACSKNLGVDGSK, encoded by the exons TTTTTTCAGTAATGGGCTTTGTCAAAATTCTACTTCATTAATGGTGAGATTCCGAATTCAAGAAGAAGTTGATGTGAATACTATCATTGGGAGGATATCTGATGTACCAGGATGGACAGAGACTGTGAATGAAGAATATCAACTCATTACAAATCCCAACTTCCATTCATTTCCATTTCAAGTGGGTTTAACTGATGGCTCAATTTCAACAACGGGACATCTTAACAGAGAGGAACTTTGTCAGCCACATGGCCACTGCTTGATTTCTTTTAATGTACTTGCAACCAAAGCTTTGTCCTTGGTCCATGTGGAAATAGAGGTTCTGGACATCAACGACAATGAACCAAGTTTTCTAAAACAAGAATTGGAGCTTGAGATTTCAGAGAGTGCTTCGTTGCGCACCCGTATACCACTGGACAGAGCCTGGGACCCTGATAGTGGAAGTAACACTGTGAAAACCTATTTTCTTACTCCGAATGAGCACTTTGCATTGAATGTAACTTCAAGCTCAGATGGCATTAAACATCCAGAACTTGTGGTAGTTAAGGAACTGGACAGAGAAGTTCaatctttttttcatttggtCCTTACAGCATTAGATGGAGGCCTTCCACAAAAATCTGGAACCACTCATATTAAGATTAATATTTTAGACTCAAATGACAACAGCCCTATATTTGGTGAAGGTTCTGTAATACTTAAAGTCTCTGAAGACACCTCACCTGGGACAAGTCTCCTCAATTTAACAGCAACCGATCCAGACCAAGGTCCAAATGGGGAGATTGAATTCTCATTTAGTAAGCACACACCTCAGAATATTCTCAGTATATTCAGCATTGACCCAAAATTGGGTGAAATCATCCTAAAACAATCACTCAACCATGAAAACAAACATTCATATGAATTGGATGTTCAAGCAAAGGATATGGGTCCAAATCCTATTCCTACTCACTGCAAGGTACTGATTAAGGTGCTAGATGTCAATGACAATGCACCAAATTTACAAGTCACATCTGCTTCTCAAAATTCTGAGGAAATTGTGGTTTCAGAGGCTGTTCCTTTGGGCAGTTTTGTAGCTCTAGTAATGGCCACTGATCCGGATTCAGGTGCCAATGGTCAGGTACATTGCCATCTTTTGCAAGAACATGGCCATTTTAAGTTACAGAAATCCAATGGTAACAGTTATATTTTGAAAACCAATGCTTTGTTAGATAGAGAGAAATGGGAGGAATACAATCTGACCATCCAAGCACAAGatcaaggaaccccaacctttaCATCCATAAAATCATTAAAGATTCGTGTTAGTGATGCTAATGACAACCCTCCAATTTTTGAAAAGATCAGCTATGAAGTCTCACTCGTGGAAAATAATCACATACCTACCCATCTACTTAAAGTACATGCCCAGGATATAGATTTGGGTGCTAATGCTGAAGTTACATACAGTATTATTGACTCTTATATTTCAGGAACTCCAGCCTCCAGTTGGGTTTCGATTAACTCCAGTAGTGGGGATATATTTGCCTTGAAAACCTTGGATTATGAACAAATGTCTGAAATACAATTTCTTGTCCAGGCACATGATAATGGCCACCCAAAACTGAACAGTAATATTTCAGTCAGAGTATTTCTAAAAGACCAAAATGACAACAAACCAGTAATTGTACAACCACCTCTAAAAGGTGGATGTGCAACTATCACTATTCTGGTGAATGCAGAGACTGGTCATTTGCTGTCCTCCATGGACAAGATAATTTCACAGGAtggaaaacattatacatttggAAAAAGCTTTGCAGGACCTCATGAAATTGCAGCAGATCTATCTCATCACAACATGCACCAAATTCTTCACGTAGTAGCCACAGATGCAGATTCCAATCAAAATGCTGAACTTCTCTATCATCTAGCAAACAATCATTATGGTTTATTTGCTATAGACACTAATCTGGGTTTTATATATGCAAATGTAAGCAATGGCAGTCATCTTATAGGAAATGCTTTAGATATGGAGGTCATTGTTAGAGATAATGGAAACCCTCAGCTAGAAGCCAAAGCTTTATTGACCATCATGTTTGGTAGTCATTTGGACCACTTAAAAAATGCAGCTAATGGATCTAGTGGAAAATTAAGCCTATCTATGGTGATTGTTATCTGCCTGGCAGTTCTTCTGGCTGTGTGTCTTCTTGTTTTGGCTCTTGTCATGTCTTTTTGTCGAGTGGATAGGAAAGATAACAGAGCCTACAACTGCAGGAAAGAAGAGTCTGCTTACAGGCATCAGCCAAAAAGGCCCCAAAGACTGATTCAGAAGGGTGACATCCATGTAGTTCCCGTGATGAGAGGAAGACAGCCACAGGGTGGAACTCCACCTGACACTACCAAGACATTTGTTGCATCAGATGAATTAAAAGAAATTCCAGAAGATGATTCCCTCACTACGCCTTTTCACCTAACACCTACTCTTTACCGTACTCTAAGGAACCAACATAATCATGACATTTTTCATGAAGACACTCAGGACTTGGAGGAATCTTTTTCTTTGCCTCCTTCTGTATGCCGGACACTGCAGTACCAAAGACAAAGAAGTTACTCTAGAGAGAATCTTCAAGACTTTCACAGCACTCTCCCTGCTTCCAAAACCTTAAAGAACCCAGGCAGCCCTCAAGTGAGACTCATTAGTGACCCTGTCTCTTCTGAACCCCTGCTTTACAACAACGGTGAATTCTCACCAGCCACCTCTCCAACTCTGAGACGTTCCAAGCGTGCAGAAGAAGCATCCCGTGAGCAGATCTTACAGAACCTAGTACGACTGTCCATGGTTGCTTTAGCAGAGAAAGAAGCAGTGGAACTCACTATGCAGTCTCCTCACGTTCAG CAAATTTCGCAGCTACTTTCTTTGCTTCATCAAGGACAAGTTCATCCTAGGACTCTTCATAGAGGGAACAAGTATTCCTCTAAATCTGTCAG ATCTGCAGGACAGGATGCTGACTGGCAGAGTACAAAGGATAGTGGTCATGGTGAGAGTGAAGCAGGAGACTTGGACTCTGAGCCTGGAGCTGATCTGCCCTCCAGTCATCAACTGATAGAGGATAGTCTGGAGACACTATTGAGGCCATGTGGag GTTCTGGAGGCCAGAGATTCAGTGAGCTAGACCCAGGATGGATATCCAGACTCTCCTTGCCTTTGGCAAACAGCTACAAGGAAAATATCTTTACTCCAAACACCCAATTATCACAACAGCCTCCTATAACAGCTGCCGAGAGAGAAGAACTTAGAACTTTCCTGACTTTTGGCAAAGCCTGTGACGAATCCCAAGGGAGCAGACTAGCCAGTACCTTCCTCTCTGAGATGAGTTCTCTCTTTGAGATGCTGCTGAATCAGAAAGCAGAATCCCATGGTGACAACACTTCAGAAGTGCTCATGAGACTTTCAGCCTGCAGCAAGAATTTAGGAGTGGATGGTTCTAAATGA